In a genomic window of Longimicrobiaceae bacterium:
- a CDS encoding BamA/TamA family outer membrane protein, which produces MIPLRPGQGFALALGVFALVTGDAPARAQDSVTVVPGPQYAGSGLRGLIFGDDYRAAWATPIRVPVLALDTFAGGLTPTQRGGGNQTISLRFLSHNGREYTFRSVDKFPQLSDEPALHGTLVGTAIQDQVSSLHPAGALMVPPILDAVGVLHPEPSLAVMPDDPALGEFREEFAGMLGIIEERPEEGEGGTAGFGGFSRIVGTETLLERLEEDRTNRVDATEFLTARLVDLMIGDWDRHDDQWRWAEVKEPGGITRYRPIPRDRDYAFVDYDGLLMVLGRTFAPNAVRFGRGYYLEGLTLNGRELDRRLLSGLDRSTWDSVAAFVVSRVTNEVIDEAMSRLPPEYVGDTSREIGEILRWRRDALPEAAEEFYDLISTEVDVPATDEDDFALVERIGDGEVRVRLFPGEEGQSSPDEGDAFFDRVFRRSETREIRIYLHGGDDRAVVRGGEGRSIGVRLIGGGGDDHLTDSSTVGGHTSLHDTGGENELVRGRGTIVDTAEYEAPEAVQSLSGESFRDWGALRRWIPSLDYHSSEGLILGLTRSYTRYGFRQVPYDFRLDVGLEVGTLTGAFAGGVRGDFRRPRSSAGMEVELFVSQLDPLHFYGFGNESEASENADFYVVRQNRLLAGVSWYQELGRAARFSLGPVVEFTRTQEPEGTPFAAGHEGGRNYGQVGGRSELVVDTRDATLFPTRGVSLRVGGSGYPAFWDADEAFGEAHAVASAYLTPLFRGSPTLALRAGGMHLWGDFPIHEAAFLGGSATVRGYRFQRYAGDAMVFGNAEARLPLGKVKWIVRGDLGVLGLADAGRVYVDGESPGGWHTAYGGGLWFRFRVRSTLIAASALYAEGDHGTIYFKFGVPF; this is translated from the coding sequence ATGATCCCACTTCGTCCTGGACAGGGATTCGCTCTCGCGCTCGGCGTGTTCGCGCTGGTCACAGGTGATGCCCCGGCGCGAGCGCAGGATTCGGTCACCGTCGTCCCCGGGCCGCAGTACGCCGGTTCGGGACTGCGGGGATTAATTTTCGGGGACGACTACCGCGCGGCGTGGGCCACCCCCATTCGCGTCCCCGTGCTCGCGCTGGACACCTTCGCGGGCGGGCTCACCCCTACCCAGCGCGGCGGCGGCAATCAGACCATCTCGCTACGCTTCCTGTCCCACAACGGGCGCGAGTACACCTTCCGCTCGGTGGACAAGTTCCCTCAGCTATCGGATGAACCGGCGCTGCATGGCACCTTGGTAGGCACCGCGATCCAGGATCAGGTCAGCTCCCTACATCCGGCCGGCGCGCTCATGGTGCCGCCCATTCTGGATGCGGTCGGTGTGCTGCATCCCGAACCGTCGCTGGCGGTGATGCCCGATGACCCCGCCCTGGGCGAGTTTCGCGAAGAGTTCGCGGGCATGCTGGGAATCATCGAGGAACGCCCCGAAGAAGGCGAGGGAGGCACGGCCGGATTCGGTGGCTTCTCCAGGATCGTCGGGACGGAGACGCTTCTGGAACGCCTGGAGGAGGATCGCACCAATCGGGTCGACGCGACCGAGTTCCTGACCGCTCGTCTGGTGGACCTGATGATCGGCGACTGGGACCGGCACGACGATCAGTGGCGCTGGGCGGAGGTGAAGGAGCCCGGGGGCATCACACGCTATCGACCGATCCCGCGGGACCGCGACTACGCGTTCGTGGACTATGACGGTCTCCTCATGGTTCTGGGCCGGACCTTCGCGCCCAACGCGGTGCGCTTTGGCAGGGGGTACTACCTGGAGGGACTTACGCTCAACGGCCGCGAGCTGGACCGACGCCTGCTCTCCGGTCTCGACCGCAGCACGTGGGATTCAGTCGCTGCCTTCGTCGTCTCCCGCGTGACCAATGAGGTCATCGACGAGGCGATGAGCCGCCTCCCGCCCGAGTACGTAGGCGACACCTCGCGGGAGATCGGGGAGATCCTCCGCTGGCGTCGGGACGCACTGCCGGAAGCCGCCGAGGAGTTCTACGACCTCATCTCCACCGAGGTCGATGTGCCGGCGACGGACGAGGACGACTTCGCGCTGGTGGAGCGGATCGGCGACGGCGAGGTGCGCGTGCGCCTCTTTCCGGGCGAAGAGGGGCAGTCCTCGCCTGACGAAGGAGATGCCTTCTTCGACCGCGTCTTCCGCCGGTCAGAGACGCGCGAGATACGCATTTACCTCCACGGGGGCGACGATCGCGCGGTGGTGCGTGGCGGGGAAGGCAGATCGATTGGAGTTCGCCTGATCGGCGGGGGAGGGGACGACCACCTGACTGATTCGTCCACGGTGGGGGGGCACACTTCGTTGCACGATACCGGGGGTGAGAACGAGCTGGTTCGCGGTCGGGGGACGATCGTTGATACGGCAGAATACGAAGCACCGGAGGCGGTTCAGTCGCTGAGCGGCGAATCGTTCCGCGACTGGGGGGCGCTGCGCCGGTGGATTCCCTCGCTCGATTACCACTCGTCGGAAGGTCTGATCCTCGGCCTGACCCGAAGCTATACGCGCTACGGATTTCGCCAGGTCCCGTACGATTTCCGGCTCGACGTCGGCCTGGAGGTAGGCACGCTGACCGGCGCGTTTGCCGGTGGGGTCCGGGGTGACTTCCGGCGGCCCCGATCGTCAGCAGGAATGGAGGTCGAGCTCTTCGTGTCTCAGCTCGACCCGCTCCACTTCTACGGGTTCGGGAACGAGTCGGAAGCCAGCGAGAACGCGGATTTCTACGTGGTGCGCCAGAACAGGTTGCTGGCGGGTGTGTCCTGGTATCAGGAGCTGGGGAGGGCCGCACGGTTTTCGCTGGGGCCTGTCGTCGAGTTCACGCGCACTCAGGAGCCGGAGGGAACTCCCTTCGCGGCGGGCCACGAGGGTGGGCGGAACTACGGGCAGGTGGGGGGACGATCGGAGCTGGTGGTGGACACGCGCGACGCCACCCTCTTTCCGACGCGTGGGGTGTCCCTGCGGGTCGGCGGGAGCGGATATCCGGCATTCTGGGACGCGGATGAAGCCTTCGGCGAGGCGCACGCCGTCGCCTCCGCGTACCTGACGCCGTTGTTTCGCGGCTCCCCCACGCTTGCACTGCGGGCAGGGGGAATGCACCTGTGGGGTGACTTCCCGATCCACGAAGCCGCGTTTCTCGGCGGCTCCGCCACGGTGCGGGGGTACCGCTTTCAGCGGTATGCAGGCGACGCGATGGTGTTCGGGAATGCCGAGGCTCGCCTGCCGCTCGGGAAGGTAAAGTGGATCGTTAGGGGTGATCTCGGAGTTCTTGGATTGGCGGACGCCGGCCGGGTATACGTCGACGGTGAATCGCCGGGAGGATGGCACACCGCCTACGGTGGCGGCCTCTGGTTTCGCTTCCGCGTGCGCTCGACTCTGATCGCGGCGTCTGCTCTCTACGCCGAAGGCGACCACGGTACGATCTACTTCAAATTCGGCGTTCCTTTCTGA
- a CDS encoding DUF4956 domain-containing protein yields MDEERIRIDELAELEANAPGLEKDPIPPVAPTRRGPGAEFLAWVRDSPFLRLFLYYVVLIALVAALTHYFPSTRRAFLSPVTLPAISDEASQVIGGETIDATSAERAMVRMALDRAYATTLAILGALALIVPVAGVYMRIKRLQYDPALVRAVVILPIVVAGIALVVKNSLALAFSLAGIVAAVRFRNTLKDPRDAVYIFLVIAIGLSAGVQALDVALVMSIIFNFVVLILWRFNIGSIYGGRYGETGILSTGSSELFVAQTPERRKEIRRSLLEEAEDMRTDGILLVHAERPEVARHTVQEALADMAMDWRLVRIAPREEGITTLEYLVRMKEDISPIDLVGALDERWSAQVEAAEYIPFRLRSRARSTRVPAEDRS; encoded by the coding sequence ATGGACGAAGAGCGGATCCGTATCGACGAGCTGGCGGAGCTGGAGGCGAATGCCCCCGGCCTGGAAAAGGATCCGATCCCCCCTGTGGCGCCGACCCGTCGCGGTCCGGGAGCCGAGTTTCTCGCCTGGGTTCGGGACTCCCCTTTCCTTCGCCTCTTCCTCTACTACGTGGTGCTGATCGCCCTGGTCGCGGCGCTCACCCACTACTTTCCTTCGACCCGACGCGCGTTTCTCAGTCCGGTGACGCTCCCCGCGATCAGCGATGAGGCGAGTCAGGTCATCGGAGGCGAGACGATCGACGCGACGTCGGCCGAGAGGGCTATGGTGCGTATGGCGCTCGATCGCGCCTACGCGACGACCCTGGCCATCCTGGGCGCCCTCGCGCTCATCGTGCCGGTCGCCGGCGTGTACATGCGCATCAAGCGCCTACAGTACGACCCCGCGCTGGTGAGGGCGGTGGTCATCCTACCGATCGTCGTGGCCGGGATCGCTCTGGTGGTCAAGAACAGCCTCGCACTGGCGTTCAGCCTCGCCGGGATCGTCGCGGCGGTGCGCTTCCGCAATACACTGAAAGATCCCCGCGACGCCGTCTACATATTCCTGGTCATCGCGATCGGCCTGTCGGCCGGCGTCCAGGCGCTCGACGTGGCGCTGGTGATGTCCATCATTTTCAACTTTGTCGTACTCATCCTGTGGCGCTTCAACATCGGGTCGATCTACGGCGGACGGTACGGTGAGACGGGGATTCTCTCCACCGGCTCCTCCGAGCTCTTCGTCGCCCAGACCCCGGAGCGGCGCAAGGAGATCCGGCGTTCGTTGCTGGAAGAGGCGGAGGACATGAGGACGGACGGGATCCTGCTCGTGCACGCGGAGCGGCCCGAGGTGGCGCGACACACGGTTCAGGAAGCCCTGGCCGACATGGCCATGGACTGGCGACTGGTGCGGATCGCGCCACGTGAAGAGGGGATCACGACACTCGAGTATCTCGTACGGATGAAGGAGGACATCAGCCCGATCGATCTCGTCGGCGCCCTCGACGAGCGCTGGTCGGCGCAGGTCGAGGCCGCGGAGTACATTCCCTTCAGACTCCGCTCGCGCGCCCGCTCCACTCGCGTCCCCGCGGAGGATCGGTCCTGA